The Cyanobacteria bacterium GSL.Bin1 genome includes a region encoding these proteins:
- a CDS encoding ComF family protein has protein sequence MPNWNQISQDILSLFLHPNCPLCNRSAETVLCQNCQRQLEQCQLSPPQFEGKGGIAVVAWGEYGGLLKRAIAAFKYENYPQLARPLGSYLGKTWLTVSAPASTFLKPIVVPIPLHPEKQKQRGYNQAELIARSFCAVTGLPLKPQGLKRIKNTKALFGLTPEEREQTVAQAFIIGKGLKSGQTVLILDDIYTTGTTGHIAQMTLQQAGINVIGVAAIAASQR, from the coding sequence ATGCCCAATTGGAATCAAATATCTCAGGATATTTTATCCTTGTTCTTGCATCCTAATTGTCCCTTGTGTAACCGGAGTGCAGAAACGGTACTCTGCCAGAATTGTCAGCGTCAACTCGAGCAGTGTCAATTATCTCCCCCGCAATTTGAAGGAAAGGGAGGGATTGCAGTGGTGGCTTGGGGAGAATATGGGGGATTACTCAAACGCGCGATCGCTGCTTTCAAGTACGAAAACTATCCTCAACTGGCTCGCCCTCTCGGCTCATACCTTGGCAAAACTTGGTTAACTGTTTCTGCGCCTGCTTCTACTTTTCTTAAGCCCATTGTTGTTCCAATTCCACTGCATCCAGAAAAACAAAAGCAACGGGGGTATAACCAAGCTGAGTTAATTGCGCGTTCCTTTTGTGCAGTGACTGGTTTACCCTTAAAACCACAAGGCTTAAAACGGATTAAAAATACAAAGGCTCTGTTTGGTCTGACACCAGAAGAACGAGAACAAACCGTAGCGCAAGCTTTCATCATTGGGAAAGGGCTGAAATCAGGTCAAACTGTCCTCATCTTAGATGATATCTATACAACAGGTACTACTGGGCACATCGCTCAAATGACCCTCCAGCAAGCAGGCATTAATGTTATTGGTGTTGCAGCGATCGCTGCGTCACAACGATAA